From the Rickettsiales bacterium genome, one window contains:
- a CDS encoding lipoprotein-releasing ABC transporter permease subunit, which yields MLLKPHESFIAKRYLNARGRESFIGVIIWFAIVGIALGVMTLVVVTSVMNGVRGEMLKHFIGLSGHVHVYHQSGQVPDTGSLLEKINSIAQVKRAVPVIEGQVMITAKNLARGAQVKSYDLSGVEDKSYLQDYLNSGSLETQGLLVGSGLKRNLRGQNRLTLISPDGRQTVVGLVPRMKAYPVMGDFTFGMSMIDSNLILMPFAEAQTYFKTPSAQSIEITLNSLDDTSAVANELRKILGAEYNVLDWQQTNGAIFEALNVQRTVMFLILMMILLVAAFNIIASLVMLVKDKQRDIAVMRAYGVTRGSIQRIFVYMGVRIGAVATLAGVVLGILIATNADAFRQWFEATTGQQLLGGNLYFLSTLPAKVDWFEIGLIVAMALILSFLATLYPARRAAALDPAEALRYE from the coding sequence GTGCTGCTTAAACCTCACGAATCTTTCATTGCGAAGCGCTATTTGAACGCGCGTGGACGTGAGAGTTTCATTGGGGTGATTATCTGGTTTGCGATTGTCGGTATCGCGTTGGGGGTAATGACGCTCGTGGTGGTGACATCGGTGATGAACGGCGTGCGTGGAGAAATGCTAAAGCATTTCATCGGCTTAAGTGGGCATGTTCATGTTTATCATCAATCAGGTCAAGTGCCAGATACGGGTTCGCTGTTAGAGAAAATTAACTCGATCGCACAAGTGAAGCGCGCCGTGCCCGTGATTGAAGGACAGGTGATGATTACGGCGAAGAACCTTGCGCGCGGAGCGCAGGTGAAATCGTATGATCTCTCTGGTGTGGAAGATAAATCCTACCTGCAAGATTATCTCAATAGTGGCTCGCTTGAGACGCAAGGCTTGTTGGTAGGCAGTGGCTTGAAGCGCAATCTTCGTGGCCAAAATAGACTCACGCTAATTTCGCCTGACGGTCGTCAAACGGTGGTCGGGCTAGTGCCGCGTATGAAGGCTTATCCGGTGATGGGTGACTTCACGTTTGGCATGAGCATGATTGATTCCAATCTTATTCTTATGCCGTTTGCAGAGGCGCAAACCTATTTCAAAACGCCGAGTGCGCAGTCTATTGAAATTACGTTGAACTCGTTAGATGATACGTCAGCGGTGGCGAATGAACTTCGTAAAATATTGGGTGCGGAGTATAATGTGCTCGATTGGCAGCAAACCAATGGTGCAATCTTTGAAGCCTTAAATGTGCAGCGCACGGTGATGTTTCTGATCCTCATGATGATCTTGTTAGTGGCGGCGTTTAACATTATTGCGAGCCTTGTGATGCTGGTGAAAGATAAGCAGCGCGATATTGCGGTGATGCGCGCTTATGGTGTCACTCGTGGCTCTATTCAGCGAATATTTGTTTATATGGGCGTGCGTATTGGGGCCGTGGCGACGTTGGCGGGCGTGGTACTTGGTATTCTTATTGCGACTAATGCCGATGCGTTTCGCCAGTGGTTTGAGGCGACAACAGGGCAGCAATTGCTGGGGGGGAATCTCTACTTTCTCTCGACGCTCCCGGCGAAAGTGGATTGGTTTGAAATTGGCTTAATCGTGGCGATGGCACTTATTCTATCGTTCCTTGCCACGCTTTATCCGGCGCGCCGTGCGGCGGCGTTAGATCCAGCGGAGGCGTTGCGTT